The window caggtactcctgactccagggctggtgctctatccactgtgccacctagctgcccctgtctttatGCTTTTTGGAAGGTTATTTTTGTTGTAATATGCAGAAAAACCCACTGAGTATACAGGAATAACTTCTGTGGCCAACCATGGACCTTGAAGATCACATGTTCATATTGTTTCCACATTTGTGTTTGCTTGACATTTTCTGCTCAaacaatatttatatttgtggaaagagccctgatcTCAGGTAAGGAGAATTGATTTCTATTCCTAGGTCTTGatactgtgaccttgggcaagtcattaaacctttgGTCCTcatgtttcattatctataaactgaaaataaaagatcGATGCCCTcctaaggctgttgtgaggatcaggtgGATGAGTTCTATCCACTTCCAAGTCCTACTGTCCTCAATGAACTATGTCTTTTCCTTTAAAAGGcagtggtaactttggagaaagaaatgactccTGGGTTCTGGTTGCAAATCCCCTGTTTGAAAAAGATTGGAAGCTGCACCTATAAAGATATATGTGAGACAATTGACTCCTTCATCCCACCTGGGGAGCCTTGCCCTGAGCCTCTCCATACCTATGGACTGCCTTGCCACTGCCCCTTTAAGCAGGTAAGTCCTTGGGAAGGTCACTTTGCATAATTGATATGAGGAGAAGAGAATGTTGGGTGGTCTTCAGGTCTGGGTTGCTCCAGGTCCTCTTTCATCTACCACCCGTCAATGTCTAACTGCTGTAACTCATCTCAGATGTCCTGGGGCCACCTGTGACCCTGTGGGAACTGCTAGAGAAACTTAAGGAGATTTCCCTAAGTTGCCCTATCCTGACTTGGGGAGGAGACATGGGTTCCAGTTGCAAGAAGTGTTGCAGAAAAGTAGAGTAGTGGGTGAGACCTTGATTTTTGGCAGGGAAAAGCTTAAGGGAGTTCTCCACTTTGGGCTCTATTGACCTCATAAGACCCAGTGAGTAGTTCTGAAAGCTATTTGCTACTATTCCCTTCTGAGCCCTTATCAGGGCAGGGAATCTTGGACTCAAAAAGGGAAGCCTAGatagaaagaatgggaaaaaggaTGTCGTGGCTAAGGGAAGTGGGCCACCATTGACACAACCCTCATAGGTGCCTCAGTTGTGTACGCATGTCAGCATTACAGAGACATATTTCCCGTGTCTGCCTGTCAATCCTGGGGCATTGGGTCTTACTGTGCTGTAGCTTTCAGAGGAAGAGGGCACAGCTAGAAAAGTTCTTCACCTGACTCTTGGTCCCCATTCATCTTTTCACAGGGTACCTACTCCCTGCCCAAGACCAGCTTCCAAATACCTCCTGTGAAGCTGCCACCTTCGCTCAGCAGTGGCAACTACCGTGCTCAGGTTGTTCTAAGCAATGACAATACACGTCTGGGCTGTTTCAAGATCAATGTCTCACTCACAGAGAAATGAAGACTGATCCATGCCTGGAAAGCAAAGTTGACCTTTCCCAACATCCCCAAGGCCTTCTCAGTTTCCCATCCTTCCCTACCCTCCTTGGGGAATGACTTTGCTGCCTAGCCATGGTGTTCAGTCCCACCTACTCACTCTAGCCTCAGCCAGGGATTCCTACTAAGAACAAAAGTCCAACTCTGCCACTTGAGTTGGGTCTCCCAGCTTTCTTCATTCCCAAGACAGCTACCTCTCTGTTCTTTAGTCTTCTCATACAGCCCAGGCCTTGGGGTCT is drawn from Dromiciops gliroides isolate mDroGli1 chromosome 2, mDroGli1.pri, whole genome shotgun sequence and contains these coding sequences:
- the GM2A gene encoding ganglioside GM2 activator encodes the protein MKSLTLGVLLVLSLPWLAPADNAPFLLDKVRDFSWENCDDGHDPVLITSLEVEPVPISIPGEVSVSMETKTNVPLTSPVKAVVTLEKEMTPGFWLQIPCLKKIGSCTYKDICETIDSFIPPGEPCPEPLHTYGLPCHCPFKQGTYSLPKTSFQIPPVKLPPSLSSGNYRAQVVLSNDNTRLGCFKINVSLTEK